In the Mesorhizobium sp. WSM2240 genome, TCACCGGCAAAGCGCTAGCCCGCGCGATCGAGAAGCGCGGTGGTCATTGCTGCGGATATCGGGCAGTCACCATATTTATGGAAAGCCTGGCTCGATCGTTCGTCTTTCCATACCGATACATGGGAGCAAGCCGCTGAAGCAGGGACTTGCAAAACACCTGCTGAAGTTGGCCGGCATCGATCCTGAGGACATCTGACCGACGCGTCAGGCCAGCCGCGTCCGTCTGGCGTTGCGAGCTCTTACGAGCAGGCCCAGCGCAATGGCGCACACCGCCACAATCGGGAACACCACCCAGTTCAGCATCTCCCAGCCATAGGCATTGTAGACCGCGCCGGACATCAGCGAGGCGAAGGCGACGCTGGAGAACAGGACCAGGTCGTGGATGCCCTGGACCTTGCCTTTTTCCGACGGATGGTACGTGTCGGCCACCATGGCGGTCGCGCCGATGAAGCCGAAATTCCAGCCGAGGCCGAGCAGAACGAGCGCCGACCAGAACTGCCAGAGCGCGATGCCCGAAAGCGCGATCAGCGCGCAGCCGACCAGCAAGGCGAGGCCGGTGGCGACGATCGCCTCGGCGCCGAAGCGGTGGATCAGCCTGCCGGTGAAGAAACTCGGCGCGAACATCGCCATGACATGCCAGGAGATACCGAGCGTGGCTTCGTCGGTCGAGAAACCGCAGCCGACCATGGCGAGCGGCGCGCCAGTCATGACGAAGCTCATCAGCGCGAACGTGCCGACCGAGCATAAAAGCGCCGCCATGAAACGTGGCTGGGCGATGATTTCCGCCAGCGGCCGCGCCGGCTCCTCCACTATTTCGCTACCGCCGGAACGCTTGGCCGGAACGCGCAGGAAAGAGAGAATGACCGCGCCGACGGCGGCCAGAACCATGATGGCGGCGAAGGACCCTGCGAACATCACCGGCGCGAACAATTCGCGGGTGAAGATGACGATCTGTGGTCCGAGAATCGCGGTCACCACGCCGCCGGCGAGCACGAAGGAGATGGCGCGCGCCTTGAATTCGGGCGGCGCGTTATCGGCGGCCGCGAAGCGGAATTGCTGCACGAAGCCGCCGCCTATGCCGGCGACCAGCAGCCCGAGCGCGAAGAGCCAGAAATCGTCCGCGAACATGGCTGCGGTGGCGAGCGCGCCGCCGGCCGCCGTTACCGCCGTTCCGGTGAGGAAGCCGTTACGCTGCCCTGCCCGCTTGATAATGGCGGCGGCCGGCAGGGCTCCGAGTGCCACGCCGATGTTGAAGCCGGTGACCGGGGCGGTGGCGAGCGACTTGTCCGCGCCGAGCAGGTAGAAGCCGGCGAGTGCGCCTATCGAAATGGAAATAGGCGCTGCCGAGCCGACGATCGCCTGCGATGCGGCAAGAATGAGCGCCGTGCGCCGCGCTTCGCTTGGGGTTGGCTGGCTCATTCCTGAAATCCCGGGGGGTTTACTGTCGCGCTGAATATGCTACATTCAATTGATCAATTGAATGATTGCGGAACGGCATGTCAAGCGAAAATCCAAAACGGCTACTAAATTCCCACTTTGCCGCATTAGCCCGCGCCCTTGGTCACGAGCATCGTCTCGAACTGCTCGAACATATCAGCCAGGGAGAGTGGTCGGTCGAGGAATTGGCGACTCGCACAGGTCTCAGCATAGCCAACGCGTCCCAACATCTCCACTTGCTTCGCCGGTCGGGCCTCGTCTCCTCCCGCAAATCCGGAAAGAACGTGCTCTTCCGGCTGGCCGAAGGGCCGGTGTTCGAGGCAGTCATGGCCATCCGGGCCGTGGCCGAGCACAATCTGGCCGAAGTTCGGTCGGTCATAGCCGATTATTTCGAAAGGCCCGATGATATGGAGCCGGTCTCTTTCGCAGAGCTGCGGGAGCGGATGCGCGATAGCGATTTTCTACTGCTCGACGTTCGCGACGAGGCCGAGTATCGGCAGGGTCATTTGCCGGGCGCCATTCATGTGCCGCTGGACAGTCTCGAAGCCAGCTTGGCGCATCTGCCGCTCGACAGGGAGATCATTGCCTATTGCCGCGGCCGCTACTGCATTCTGTCACTTGAGGCGGTGCAAACACTGCGGGCGAACGGATTCAAGTCCCGCCGTCTGGAAGAAGGAGTGGCCGAGTGGAAGGCAACCGGCGGAATTGCCGATACGGGCATGCAATCCCTGAGCGCAGTGTCAGCCGTATAGCTGATAGTTCACAAAGCGTCTTTTCCACGGCCCTCGCCGCGCACCCTGCGCGCCACCCGGTCAAGCACGGCGTTAACCAGCTTCGGCTCGTCCTCGACATAGAACGCCTTGGCGATGTCGACATATTCCGAGACGATCACGGCGACGGGCACATCAGTTCGCTGCATCAGTTCATAGACCCCGGCACGCAGGATGGCGCGTAAAGTTGAATCGAGCCTGGACAGCGGCCAATCCTCCGTCAGTGCCTGGCGGATGATGGGATCGACCGTCTTCTGGTTTTCAACGACGCCGGATAAGATCGCGCGGAACCACTGCGGGTCGGCCTCGCGATAGAGCGCACCGTCGACCTCCTTGCCTAGCCGGAACGCCTCGTATTCTGCGGTGATTTCCAGCAGGCCGGCACCGGCCACGTCCATCTGATAGAGCGCCTGCACGGCAGCGAGCCTTGCTGCGCCGCGTTTGTTGGCCTGTCGGCTTGCGGGCTGGTCGCCCCCGTCGGGTCGGCTCACCGCTCTCAGGCTCCGAGCCGTTCGCGAAGCGCGATCATGGTGAGCGCCGCGCGTGCGGCAAAGCCGCCCTTGTCGCCCTCGGTGCGGCGAGCCCGCAACCAAGCTTGCTCGTCGTTCTCGGTGGTCAGAATGCCGTTGCCGATGGCCAGCGAGCCTTCGACGGCGAGGTCCATCAGCGCGCGCGACGATTCGTTGGCGACGATATCGAAATGATAGGTGTCGCCGCGGATGACGGTGCCGAGCGCGACGAAGCCGTCATAATCGGTGCCGCCCTCCTCCGCACCGACCAGCGCGAAAGTTATCACGGCCGGGATCTCCAGCGCGCCGGGAACGGTGACGACATCGTAGGTCGCGCCCGCTTCGTCGAGCGCGGCCTTGGCGCCTTCGAGCAGCGCATCGGCAAGGCCATCGTAGAAACGCGCCTCGACGATCAAAAGATGAGGTTTTTTGGAAGCAGCCATGAATGTCTCCGGGATTGCCGGTGACTTAGGCCGAACCGCAGTTCACCGCAAGCGGTTCGTTTCGAAAGGATCCATCAGCCTCGACTCTGCCGGAGCAGGATTCGCTGAAGGACCGCCAAACAGAAACTTGATCTGCCTTCGGCACCGTCCTGCTGTGTGTCGAGGCTATTGAACCACGCTTTCACGGCATAGTGGTTGATGACACGGCCCGCATCTACATCGACCAAGGCTTCGAGCGTCAGGCGCAGGCGTTTCTTTTCCTGTTCGACTGAGGCTGGGCGAATTTCATCACAATCCCTCCCTCGCCGCCTCAACCAGCCGCGCTGCATAACGAGCTATGGTATCGACTTCGAGATTGACGCGGTCGCCGGCCTGGCGCTCGCCCCAGGTGGTTACGGTCAGCGAGTGATGGATCAGGAGCACGTCGAACAGCCGGCCCTCGACGCCGTTGACCGTCAGCGAGGTCCCGTCCAGCGCCACCGAGCCCTTCGGTGCGATGAATTTCGCGAGTTCGCGCGGCGCTTCGAGCCGGAAGCGCACTGCGTCGCCCTCATCTTTCCGCTCCACAATCTCGGCCATGCCGTCGACATGGCCGGAGACGATGTGGCCTCCGAGTTCGTCGCCGATCTTCAGTGCGCGTTCGAGGTTGATGCGCGTGCCGGCCTGCCATCCGGCCGCCGTTGTCAGGCGCAGCGCCTCTTCCCAAGCCTCGACCTCGAACCAGCGCTGGTTCGATCCCGATTCGGGCAGCGCCACGACGGTAAGGCAAACGCCGGCGCATGAGATGGATGCGCCGATGTCGACAGTTGCGGGGTCGTAGGAGGTGTCGATCCTGAGCCGCACGCCCTGCGGCAGTGGCGACACCTGGGCGACCGTTCCGACATCGGTGACAATTCCGGTGAACATCAGAAATCCCTTATCCATTCGGCATAGGAATCGTCGCCGAAGCTGGCTTCGGCAACGAGCCGGAAATCCGCCGGTATATGGTCGCGGTCGAGCGGGCTCACAATTCCGCCCTCCCCGACCGATCCCGGTCCGAAAAACAGCGCGATCCGGTCGACCAGCCCCTCATCGAGGAAATACCGCGCCGTGTCGGCGCCACCCTCGACCAGGATGCTCGACATGCCCTGCGCCGCTAGATCCTCAAGGAATTCCGGGAGCGCCACCTTGCCGTCATAAGTCTCGGTGGCGAGCAGTTTCACGCCGGCGCTTTCGAGCGCCGCTTTGCGCTCGGGATCGGCCTCCGGGGCCGCCGCGATAAGCACCGGTACCCGTTGCGCCGACTGGACCAGCTTCGAGCCTAGCGGCAGCCGCGCCTGGCGATCGATCACGATCCGCGCCGGCGAGCGTCCCTCCAGCCCCGGCAACCGGACAGTCAGTTCCGGGTCGTCGGCCAGCGCCGTGCCGATGCCGACCAGTATCGCGTCCGCCTCGGCCCGCATCAGATGCACCTGCCGGCGCGCCACCGTGCCGGTGATTGGCACCTGCCCCGCCCCCAGCCGCCCGATCATACCATCGCTCGAGACTGCCAGCTTCAGTGATACTTGCGGACGTTTCTTCAACGATCGAATGAGGTAGCCCGCCATCTGCGCGGCGGCCTCCTCGACCAGAACCCGTTCTACGACCTCGACGCCGGCCGCCCGCAGGATCGCATAGCCCTTGCCCGAAACGCGCGGATCCGGATCGCTCGCCGCGCCGACCACGCGGGCGACGCCGGCCGTAACCAGAGCGTTGGCGCAAGGCGGCGTCCGGCCGTGATGGGCGCAGGGTTCCAGCGTGACATAAGCGGTAGCGCCGCGCGCCAGTGCACCAGCCTCGGCCAGCGCCTCCGCCTCGGCATGCGGCCGGCCGCCAACCGCGGTGACGCCACGACCGACGATGACCGGGCCATCGCCGTCGTCACGCACGATCAGCGTTCCGACGGACGGATTGGTCGAAGTCAAACCGGAATGCTTTTTCGACAATCTGAGCGCCGCCGCCATGAAGCGGCGGTCGGTCCTCTCACGCTCATCCTGGCTGACCGCCCTGCCGGCCATGGCTCAGCCGCCGTCCTCGTCGCCCTTGAGCTCGCCCAGCACCTCGTGGAAGTCCTTGGCCTCGCGGAAATTGCGGTAGACCGAGGCGAAGCGGACGTAAGCGACATCGTCGAGCGCCTTTAAGGCTTCCATGACCAGCCGGCCGACCTCGCCGGAGGTGACTTCCGTCTCACCCGAGCTTTCGAGCTGGCGCACGATGCCGGTCACTGCGCGGTCGATGCGCTCGGGATCGACATTGCGCTTGCGCACGGCGATTTCCATGGAGCGCAGCAGCTTGTCGCGGCTGAACGGCACCTTGCGGCCCGATTTCTTGACGACGACGAGGTCGCGCAACTGAACCCGCTCGAAGGTGGTGAAGCGGCCGCCGCAATCCGGGCAAACCCGTCGCCGGCGGATCGCCGCCCCGTCCTCGGCGGGACGGGAATCCTTCACCTGCGTATCTTCCGACTGACAGTAGGGACAGCGCATGGACGGCCTTCGTTTTGCAGCGATTCTCGGATCGGCAAAGGCTTAGTGCCTTTGCCGGAAAAGTGCAAAGCGGCGTGTGCCTGCTATCCCAGATACGGATAGAGCGGAAACCGCTCCGTCAGCGCCATCACCTTCTGCTTCACCGCGGCCTCGACCGCCGCGTTGCCCTCGTCGGAATTCGCAGCCTTAAGCCCGTCGAGCACCTCGGCAATCAGATTGCCGATCTCGCGGAACTCGGCCGCACCGAAGCCGCGCGTCGTGCCGGCAGGAGTGCCGAGGCGAATGCCCGAGGTTACGAACGGCTTTTCCGGATCGAAGGGGATGCCGTTCTTGTTGCAGGTGATGTTTGCGCGGCCGAGCGCGGCTTCCGCGCGCTTGCCGGTGGCATTCTTCGGGCGAAGGTCGACCAGCATCAGGTGATTGTCGGTGCCGCCCGAGACAATGTCGAGGCCGGTCGACTTCAGGCTGTCGGCGAGCGCCTTGGCGTTAGCGACGACGTTCTGAGCATAGACCTTGAATTCCGGCTTCAGAGCCTCGCCGAAGGCCACCGCCTTGGCGGCGATGACATGCATCAGCGGACCTCCCTGCAGGCCCGGGAAGACCGCCGAATTCATCTTCTTGGCAATCTCCTCGTCATTGGTCAGGATCATGCCGCCGCGCGGGCCGCGCAGCGACTTGTGCGTTGTTGTTGTCACCACATGCGCATGCGGCAGCGGCGACGGATGCATGCCGCCGGCTACGAGACCGGCGATGTGGGCCATATCGACCATCAGATAAGCGCCAACCTCGTCGGCGATCTCGCGGAACCGCTTCCAGTCCCAGATGCGCGAATAGGCGGTGCCGCCGGCCAGGATCAGCTTCGGCTTGTTCTCGCGCGCCAGCCGCGCCACTTCGTCCATATCGAGCAGATGGTCGTCCTTGCGCACGCCGTAGGAAACGACCTTGAACCATTTGCCCGACATGTTGACCGGCGAGCCGTGCGTCAGATGCCCGCCCGAATTCAGGTCGAGACCCATAAACGTGTCGCCCGGCTGCAGCAGCGCCAGAAACACCGCCTGGTTCATCTGGCTGCCGGAGTTCGGTTGGACATTGGCGAAATTGCAGTCAAACAGCTTCTTTGCCCGCTCGATCGCCAATTCCTCGGCGATATCCACGAACTGGCAGCCGCCATAGTAGCGCTTGCCCGGATAGCCCTCGGCATATTTGTTGGTCATGATCGAGCCCTGCGCTTCCAGGACCGCGCGGGAAACGATGTTTTCCGAGGCGATCAGCTCGATCTCGTGGCGCTGACGACCGAGTTCCTGGCGGATGGAGCCGAAAATCTCCGGATCTGTTTCCGCGAGTTCCGCGCCGAAGAAAGTTTCGAAATTCTGCGCTGCGGCCGCTGCTGCTGTTGCCATGACGGTTCAATCCTCGGTGGGCGGACAATCGTGTCCGGGGGGTTTCACGATGGGGCGGGCAATTAGCACAGTTGCCGGGGTCCCGCCACGCTCATGGCGCGAAATTTGCTGGCCGCTTTGCGCCAGAGCGGCGGCTCGGTTCAGACGGGAATGGTCCGCGCTGGGTTGCCGACCACGGTAGTGCCGGCAGGCACGCTTCTGGTCACGACAGAGCCGGCCCCGACAATGGCTCCGTCGCCGATCGAAACGCCGCCCAGAATGATCGCGCCGCCCCCGATCCAAACGCGCTCGCCGATCTCGACCGGACGTGCGACTTCCAGGCCGGCGCTGCGCAGCGCCGCATCCTTGTGGTGCTCGGCGCAGTAGATATGGACGTTCGGTCCGAGAAGCGACGATTTTCCAATCGCCACCCGCGCGGTGTCGAGGATGGTACAGCCGGCATTCAGGAATACGTTGTCGCCCAGTTCGATGTTAACGCCATAGGCGCAGTGGAACGGCGCCTCGATGCGGGCATTCTCGCCAACCTGCGCAAGCAAAAGCCGCAGCGCCGGCCCCATGCTTGCGCGCTCGCCGGGCCGCATCGAATTGTGCTCGTGCACGGCGTCACGCGCGATGACCCGCAGAGCCTCCAGTTCGGGGTCGATGCAGGTGTACCACTCGCCGGCGGCCATTTTCGCGCGTTCGCTGATGCTCACGAGAACCTCCTGTGATTCGACTGGCGCGAATGCACCTTCCCCGGCTAAATCCCATCCGGCAACCGCAAACTGGCCCTGCCGCCGGCCGGAGCCTATGCTGGATGCCTGACCGCCTGTGCGGCCCGGCGTCTGCGGCCGTGATTGAGCTGCCAAAGTGAATGCAGGACGAGCGTGACGATCAGGATCGCGCCGCCGATCAGGCTGTTCCTCGACGGAATCTCGGCGAAGATCATCCACACCCAGACGGGAGCCAGCACCGTTTCGAGGAGGTAGAACATCGCCACTTCGGGACCGGAAATGTATTTGGGGCCAGTAGCGAGGCAGAAGAAGGCGATCGGCATGATGACGCCGCCGTTGAAAATGATCCACCACGGCGCCTCGACCTGGAAGCCGGTCTTCTGAACCATGACCACGGCGATCAAGAACGGCAGGAGCACAGCAACAAGCGCGGTAAATCCCATATCCTTGCCGCTGGCGCGGGAAACCGTGATCGCCGAGGCGAGAAATAGGGAGCTCGCAAGAGCCATCAAATCACCGAACAGATGGCTGGTGCCGATCGAGTCGCTGACGATGACCAGCACACCGCTGGCCATGAAGGCCATGGCGACAAGCGTAGCCGGGCGGGGCCGTTCCTTCAGAAATATCCACGACAGCAGCGCAGCGAACATCGTATTGAAGACAAGGATGAAGACGAGGTTGGCGGTCGACGTGTGAAAGACGGCGGTGATGAAGCTGATGGAGCCGAGGCCGTAGAACAATGCGACCGCGAGCCCGGAGCGACCGGGCACCAGCGCCGGGGCATTGCCCCGCAGCCAACGCCAGACAAGCCAGATCAGCAACGTCACGACAAGTGTCGTGGAACTGCGCAAAAGCAGGATGGTCCAGTGCTCACCGCCAGCAAGGCGAATCAGCGGGACATCGACCGTAAGGGTCAGACCGCCGAGCGCGGTCAACGCGAAACCCTTCGCGTGATTGGACGAACTGGCAAACACGGAAAACGGCTCCGGAAGGGTAAGGGTGGTGCGACGGACTTGTCGAAGCCGGTCAGATTGCCTCGTGCTCGTAGCGCTCCCAGCCCTTCGGGCCGAGATGCTCCTGCGGCATGAAGCGCACCTTATAGTTCATCTTGCGCGAGCCATTGACCCAATAGCCGAGATAGACATGGGGCAGGCCGGCTGCGCGTGCGCGCGCAATGTGGTCGAGGATCATGAAGGTGCCGAGCGAGCGGTCCTCGAAGTCCGGATTGAAGTAGGAATAGACCATGGAAAGGCCGTCGGCCATCTTGTCCGACAGCGCGACGGCGATCAGCTCGCCCTGCCCCCGGCCGGTGATGAAGCTGTCCGGACCGCGCTTGCGGTATTCGATGATCTTGGTGTCGACATGGGTGTCCTCCACCATCATGGCGTAGTCGAGCACGGTCATGTCGGACATGCCGCCCTTGCGGTGGCGGGCATCGAGATATCGGCGAAACAGCGAATATTGCTCGGTGGAGGGCTCGGCGTCGTGCATGGCGCCGATCAGGTCGGAATTGCGCTGGATGACCCGCCGCATGTTCTTCGTCGCCTGGAACTCGCCGGCAAGGATACGCACCGAGACGCAGGCACGGCAGGATTCACAGGCAGGCCGGTAGGCGATGTTCTGTGACCGGCGGAAGCCTCCCTGCGTCAGGAGGTCGTTCATCTCGGGCGCCTTGTCGCCGACCAGGTGCGTGAACACCTTCCGCTCGAACTGGCCTTC is a window encoding:
- a CDS encoding type II toxin-antitoxin system HicA family toxin — translated: MLRISGSHHIYGKPGSIVRLSIPIHGSKPLKQGLAKHLLKLAGIDPEDI
- a CDS encoding MFS transporter; protein product: MSQPTPSEARRTALILAASQAIVGSAAPISISIGALAGFYLLGADKSLATAPVTGFNIGVALGALPAAAIIKRAGQRNGFLTGTAVTAAGGALATAAMFADDFWLFALGLLVAGIGGGFVQQFRFAAADNAPPEFKARAISFVLAGGVVTAILGPQIVIFTRELFAPVMFAGSFAAIMVLAAVGAVILSFLRVPAKRSGGSEIVEEPARPLAEIIAQPRFMAALLCSVGTFALMSFVMTGAPLAMVGCGFSTDEATLGISWHVMAMFAPSFFTGRLIHRFGAEAIVATGLALLVGCALIALSGIALWQFWSALVLLGLGWNFGFIGATAMVADTYHPSEKGKVQGIHDLVLFSSVAFASLMSGAVYNAYGWEMLNWVVFPIVAVCAIALGLLVRARNARRTRLA
- a CDS encoding metalloregulator ArsR/SmtB family transcription factor; amino-acid sequence: MSSENPKRLLNSHFAALARALGHEHRLELLEHISQGEWSVEELATRTGLSIANASQHLHLLRRSGLVSSRKSGKNVLFRLAEGPVFEAVMAIRAVAEHNLAEVRSVIADYFERPDDMEPVSFAELRERMRDSDFLLLDVRDEAEYRQGHLPGAIHVPLDSLEASLAHLPLDREIIAYCRGRYCILSLEAVQTLRANGFKSRRLEEGVAEWKATGGIADTGMQSLSAVSAV
- the nusB gene encoding transcription antitermination factor NusB — translated: MDVAGAGLLEITAEYEAFRLGKEVDGALYREADPQWFRAILSGVVENQKTVDPIIRQALTEDWPLSRLDSTLRAILRAGVYELMQRTDVPVAVIVSEYVDIAKAFYVEDEPKLVNAVLDRVARRVRGEGRGKDAL
- the ribH gene encoding 6,7-dimethyl-8-ribityllumazine synthase yields the protein MAASKKPHLLIVEARFYDGLADALLEGAKAALDEAGATYDVVTVPGALEIPAVITFALVGAEEGGTDYDGFVALGTVIRGDTYHFDIVANESSRALMDLAVEGSLAIGNGILTTENDEQAWLRARRTEGDKGGFAARAALTMIALRERLGA
- a CDS encoding riboflavin synthase, whose protein sequence is MFTGIVTDVGTVAQVSPLPQGVRLRIDTSYDPATVDIGASISCAGVCLTVVALPESGSNQRWFEVEAWEEALRLTTAAGWQAGTRINLERALKIGDELGGHIVSGHVDGMAEIVERKDEGDAVRFRLEAPRELAKFIAPKGSVALDGTSLTVNGVEGRLFDVLLIHHSLTVTTWGERQAGDRVNLEVDTIARYAARLVEAAREGL
- the ribD gene encoding bifunctional diaminohydroxyphosphoribosylaminopyrimidine deaminase/5-amino-6-(5-phosphoribosylamino)uracil reductase RibD, which translates into the protein MAGRAVSQDERERTDRRFMAAALRLSKKHSGLTSTNPSVGTLIVRDDGDGPVIVGRGVTAVGGRPHAEAEALAEAGALARGATAYVTLEPCAHHGRTPPCANALVTAGVARVVGAASDPDPRVSGKGYAILRAAGVEVVERVLVEEAAAQMAGYLIRSLKKRPQVSLKLAVSSDGMIGRLGAGQVPITGTVARRQVHLMRAEADAILVGIGTALADDPELTVRLPGLEGRSPARIVIDRQARLPLGSKLVQSAQRVPVLIAAAPEADPERKAALESAGVKLLATETYDGKVALPEFLEDLAAQGMSSILVEGGADTARYFLDEGLVDRIALFFGPGSVGEGGIVSPLDRDHIPADFRLVAEASFGDDSYAEWIRDF
- the nrdR gene encoding transcriptional regulator NrdR; translation: MRCPYCQSEDTQVKDSRPAEDGAAIRRRRVCPDCGGRFTTFERVQLRDLVVVKKSGRKVPFSRDKLLRSMEIAVRKRNVDPERIDRAVTGIVRQLESSGETEVTSGEVGRLVMEALKALDDVAYVRFASVYRNFREAKDFHEVLGELKGDEDGG
- the glyA gene encoding serine hydroxymethyltransferase, with the protein product MATAAAAAAQNFETFFGAELAETDPEIFGSIRQELGRQRHEIELIASENIVSRAVLEAQGSIMTNKYAEGYPGKRYYGGCQFVDIAEELAIERAKKLFDCNFANVQPNSGSQMNQAVFLALLQPGDTFMGLDLNSGGHLTHGSPVNMSGKWFKVVSYGVRKDDHLLDMDEVARLARENKPKLILAGGTAYSRIWDWKRFREIADEVGAYLMVDMAHIAGLVAGGMHPSPLPHAHVVTTTTHKSLRGPRGGMILTNDEEIAKKMNSAVFPGLQGGPLMHVIAAKAVAFGEALKPEFKVYAQNVVANAKALADSLKSTGLDIVSGGTDNHLMLVDLRPKNATGKRAEAALGRANITCNKNGIPFDPEKPFVTSGIRLGTPAGTTRGFGAAEFREIGNLIAEVLDGLKAANSDEGNAAVEAAVKQKVMALTERFPLYPYLG
- a CDS encoding sugar O-acetyltransferase, which codes for MSISERAKMAAGEWYTCIDPELEALRVIARDAVHEHNSMRPGERASMGPALRLLLAQVGENARIEAPFHCAYGVNIELGDNVFLNAGCTILDTARVAIGKSSLLGPNVHIYCAEHHKDAALRSAGLEVARPVEIGERVWIGGGAIILGGVSIGDGAIVGAGSVVTRSVPAGTTVVGNPARTIPV
- a CDS encoding DMT family transporter; translated protein: MFASSSNHAKGFALTALGGLTLTVDVPLIRLAGGEHWTILLLRSSTTLVVTLLIWLVWRWLRGNAPALVPGRSGLAVALFYGLGSISFITAVFHTSTANLVFILVFNTMFAALLSWIFLKERPRPATLVAMAFMASGVLVIVSDSIGTSHLFGDLMALASSLFLASAITVSRASGKDMGFTALVAVLLPFLIAVVMVQKTGFQVEAPWWIIFNGGVIMPIAFFCLATGPKYISGPEVAMFYLLETVLAPVWVWMIFAEIPSRNSLIGGAILIVTLVLHSLWQLNHGRRRRAAQAVRHPA
- a CDS encoding arginyltransferase, whose amino-acid sequence is MTHHTTQSPQFFLTAPSPCPYIEGQFERKVFTHLVGDKAPEMNDLLTQGGFRRSQNIAYRPACESCRACVSVRILAGEFQATKNMRRVIQRNSDLIGAMHDAEPSTEQYSLFRRYLDARHRKGGMSDMTVLDYAMMVEDTHVDTKIIEYRKRGPDSFITGRGQGELIAVALSDKMADGLSMVYSYFNPDFEDRSLGTFMILDHIARARAAGLPHVYLGYWVNGSRKMNYKVRFMPQEHLGPKGWERYEHEAI